The window CGCAGACAAAGCTCTCCCGATCACCATAGTTCAATTTATGGTGTCATTCCGCGAGCCAGCTTTTGGAATTTACAAGGGCAACAATCGTGCCTCTTGCCACCTTTTTTTGCCAAAAATTTATAACAAATTGTAATTTATTACGCTTTTTTTTACAATCACCCCCGCATCATACCTGGACAAACAGGACTGCCACAGATTTTCTTGCCATTTATGGCAGACAATCTATCCTCGTTTGCCACATATGACAAACACACCCTGTGTCACCCCATGGTCCGGCACTGTCCTGAATTGACCGCTACCTCGGAGAGGTATTCCTGCATGACCACGATCCACGCACCTGCCATCCCATCCATCGATGCCAAGACCTTTTTGAGCATCCATCCCGTGCCAACCATCCTGGTGGATCTGGAGTACCGTGTCCTGGCCTGCAATAAATTGTACGAGGAAAATTATGGACCCATAACCGGGTTGGGCAAGGCACGCTGTTATGAAATTTCACACTCATATTCCAGACCTTGTGATCAAGAGGGCGAATCCTGTCCCCTGCATGCCTGCCTGGAAACCGGCGTCAGCCAGCGGCTGCTGCATGTGCATCAAACGCCTGAAGGCAAGGAATATGTCGATGTGGAAATCCGTCCCATCCACGATCATGACGGCAAAATTGTCTACTATCTGGAAATCCTGACCCCGGTCCGGATTGCATCCGCCGACCCGGCACCGGTTGGATTGGTCGGTTCGTCACCGGCGTTTCAACACATGTTGCAGATGATCCAGAGAGTTGCCAACAGCAAGGTGTCCGTTTTGCTGCTGGGGGAGTCCGGTACCGGCAAGGAGGTGGTGGCCCGGGCCATTCATCAGGCAAGCCCCAGGACTGCCATGCCTTTTGTGCCTGTCGAATGTTCCGGACTGACCGAAAGCCTGTTTGAAAGCGAGCTGTTCGGTTACGAACGGGGCGCGTTTACCGGTGCCCATCTGCGCAAAATCGGTCTGGCCGAGGTTGCCCACCAGGGAACCTTGTTTCTGGATGAAATCGGCGACATTCCCCTGCCGCTCCAGGTCAAATTGCTGCGTCTGTTGGAGACCAAGAGCTTTCGCCGGGTGGGAGGGATCAATACCCATTATGCCAATTTTCGCCTGATCTGTGCCACCAACCGGGATTTGGCCGCCATGGTGGCACAGGGAGAATTCCGTCTTGATCTCTACTATCGCATCGGGGTGTTTCCCATTTACATGCCCCCTTTACGGGATCGTCGGGATGATCTCCCAGTGCTTGTCCAATCCCTCCTGAACCGCACGGAAGGGGGGCAGGGAATTCATCTGGCCCCGGAAACCATGGAGTGGCTCATGAACCATCCCTTCACAGGCAATATCCGGGAATTGATGAACATCCTGGAACGGGCCATCATCATGATGGATGGTCAAACCATGTTGCCCGAGCATCTTCCCGACCATGGCCATCTCTTCCCCTCCTCACCAGGCCACACCAACGCCCCCCATCTCAACCCGGACCCGACATCCTGCCCGGATACGGATCAACAACATGTTGCCCCGCCTGTTTCATTTCAGTTACAAGAAATCCTGCCTCTCGATCAGGTGGAAATGCTCTATCTGGACCAGGTGATACGCCAGTTCGGTTCCGACAAGGCCCTGTTGGCCGACAAGTTGAAAGTCAGTCTGCGCACACTCTACCGGAAGATTGAAATGATGGAAAACCTGAAAAAAACGAGCGATTTCCAGAATGCTTGACATGAGCAGAACACTTTTTCTGCCATTTTCTTGATCCAAATCATTTTTGATCGCTTCCGGATCTGTTAGATTGCGGATATTTGGAGTTCTTGTATCGATCCCTCTTTTGCCTTGGAGAAAAAAGCATGAACAAATTGTTGTTGGCCGGCATCCTGGGTCTGGGCCTCTCTTTTTCCGCCTCCGCCGCTCTTGCCGGTCCCGTGGCAGAATCCGTCAAGGCAGCCATGGGTGAAGCCCGCGAAAATCTGGTTGCCCTGCTCGGTACCACCGACAAGGACGGCCAGGCCAAACGGGTCGAGGCCATCAAAGCCGCATCTGCCAAGGTGGACGCAGCCGTGGCCAAGCATGGCGATGCCTTGAAGGTCTTCGGTGCCGTCTGGAGTGAATTCAAAACCACCCGCGATACCCAGATCATTCCGCTCATCAAAGAGGGCAAAGTGGTCGAAGCCAAGGCCCTGGCCACCGGTGTCCAGGCCGAGCGCGTCAAGAAAATGGGTGAAATCCTGGGTTCAATGGCCCAGTAATCAGGTACCTGACCCGGCTTGATCGGGTACCTGTCCCGGCTTGATCAGGTACCTGTCCCTGCCTTCATTGCCCTTCCCGTTTTTTATTCCATGATTCTCCACGACCCGCAAAACCAGATTCCCTGGCCAGTGCGGGCGTGGAGAAACACGGAATGAATGTCCCCCCTGCCAACAGGCAGATGGATATTTTTTTTGACAAACTCTTTCTTTTGTGAAATTTTTCCCAGGTTGATTTTTCCACTCGGTCTACGAAAATCGGCCTGGAGTCGTCATGTTTTGCGCGAAATGTGGTATTGCCTTGCCAAGAAATCCCAGATTCTGCCCGGAATGCGGTGAACAGAATGCCGCTTTCACGCAATCCGAATCGCCCGTTTCACTCACCAAACCGGCCATGCCCGAGGACAATCGTGCCCGGTCCGCTTCCGAACCGGTCAGTTATGCCGGTTTCTGGATCCGGCTTGCGGCCACGTTTTATGATTCCCTGATCATGTTCATTCCAGCCTTGATT of the Magnetococcales bacterium genome contains:
- a CDS encoding sigma-54-dependent Fis family transcriptional regulator, which encodes MTTIHAPAIPSIDAKTFLSIHPVPTILVDLEYRVLACNKLYEENYGPITGLGKARCYEISHSYSRPCDQEGESCPLHACLETGVSQRLLHVHQTPEGKEYVDVEIRPIHDHDGKIVYYLEILTPVRIASADPAPVGLVGSSPAFQHMLQMIQRVANSKVSVLLLGESGTGKEVVARAIHQASPRTAMPFVPVECSGLTESLFESELFGYERGAFTGAHLRKIGLAEVAHQGTLFLDEIGDIPLPLQVKLLRLLETKSFRRVGGINTHYANFRLICATNRDLAAMVAQGEFRLDLYYRIGVFPIYMPPLRDRRDDLPVLVQSLLNRTEGGQGIHLAPETMEWLMNHPFTGNIRELMNILERAIIMMDGQTMLPEHLPDHGHLFPSSPGHTNAPHLNPDPTSCPDTDQQHVAPPVSFQLQEILPLDQVEMLYLDQVIRQFGSDKALLADKLKVSLRTLYRKIEMMENLKKTSDFQNA